A single window of Sneathiella limimaris DNA harbors:
- a CDS encoding XdhC family protein has protein sequence MTTDLDIAAKDDVIAHALEWQNSGRKVALATVIQTWGSAPRPMGSQLAIDEKGNMVGSVSGGCVEGAVVQEAIELMQSGGFKTLEFGVTDDEAWEVGLACGGRIRIFVESMT, from the coding sequence ATGACAACAGACCTTGATATTGCAGCTAAAGATGACGTCATTGCGCACGCTCTGGAGTGGCAGAACAGTGGCCGAAAAGTAGCCCTCGCAACTGTTATCCAAACATGGGGCTCTGCCCCTCGCCCCATGGGAAGCCAACTTGCTATTGATGAAAAAGGTAACATGGTAGGCTCCGTCAGTGGGGGCTGTGTTGAGGGCGCTGTGGTGCAAGAAGCGATTGAGTTGATGCAATCCGGTGGATTTAAAACGCTTGAGTTTGGGGTAACCGATGATGAAGCCTGGGAGGTTGGCCTTGCCTGCGGCGGGCGGATCCGGATTTTCGTGGAAAGCATGACCTGA
- a CDS encoding NTP transferase domain-containing protein, protein MLSALKDQNVTEILAARLEKTDIPEDEAADTLARSFKGPYVNAEAPFTGRSNLIADSDGVVCLNRSLLKEINRIDPSITLATLKNFEKVTKGQMVGTVKIIPFSTSADFIEQALLKTGKADQHLISIVPFQQKKIAVISTRLPQTSDKLIQKSEQVLEDRLKACQNQILSRHEVEHHEAKLAPLIRSVAEGGADLILIFGASAITDIRDVVPAAVKEAGGQIDHFGMPVDPGNLLLLGKLGSSIVIGLPGCTRSPKFNGFDWVLERILADIPVTADDITELGEGGLLKEIASRPQPRSRKPRAEKQKSYKIGALLLAAGQSRRMGKDNKLLAVIDGKPMVRHVAETLKVSGLSPILMVTGHEADEVIKTVWDLGINTCHNPNYSNGLSTTLKVGFETLSPKVDGIIVCLGDMPFVTPEILNKLIAAFDPDKGKSIVIPTFNGKRGNPVLLSSQYWDEIQSITGDLGAKAIISAHEHSVEQVEIDTQTIFTDIDTPETLATYTDQIN, encoded by the coding sequence ATGCTTTCCGCACTGAAAGACCAAAATGTCACTGAAATCTTGGCAGCCCGGTTGGAAAAAACAGACATCCCAGAAGATGAAGCCGCCGATACGTTGGCTCGATCCTTTAAAGGGCCATATGTAAATGCTGAAGCGCCTTTCACAGGCAGGTCCAACTTAATCGCAGATAGTGACGGTGTTGTTTGCCTCAACAGGTCCCTTTTGAAGGAAATCAATCGAATTGATCCGTCTATTACACTGGCAACCCTCAAAAATTTTGAGAAGGTTACCAAAGGTCAAATGGTTGGAACGGTCAAAATTATTCCTTTTTCCACTTCGGCCGATTTTATAGAGCAGGCCCTCCTAAAAACAGGGAAAGCTGACCAACATTTAATTTCGATCGTGCCATTTCAGCAGAAAAAAATCGCTGTTATCTCAACACGCCTGCCGCAAACCAGTGATAAACTCATTCAAAAATCAGAGCAGGTCCTGGAAGATCGCCTGAAAGCCTGTCAGAACCAGATCCTAAGCCGACACGAGGTGGAGCATCATGAAGCCAAGCTTGCTCCGCTTATCCGTTCGGTTGCCGAAGGCGGTGCAGATCTGATTTTGATTTTTGGGGCGTCTGCCATTACGGACATTCGCGATGTCGTCCCGGCTGCCGTGAAAGAGGCAGGGGGCCAAATTGATCACTTTGGCATGCCGGTTGACCCTGGCAATCTACTTCTCCTTGGAAAGCTGGGTTCCAGTATTGTGATAGGCCTGCCAGGCTGCACTCGGTCCCCTAAATTTAACGGCTTTGACTGGGTGTTGGAAAGAATATTGGCAGATATACCTGTGACCGCTGACGATATCACCGAACTTGGCGAAGGCGGCTTACTCAAAGAAATTGCAAGTAGGCCCCAACCGCGTTCCCGTAAACCCAGAGCGGAGAAGCAAAAATCCTACAAAATTGGTGCTCTTCTTCTGGCGGCAGGTCAATCACGACGGATGGGCAAAGACAATAAACTGTTGGCCGTAATTGATGGCAAACCAATGGTTCGCCATGTGGCGGAAACTCTGAAAGTTTCCGGATTATCCCCAATCCTGATGGTAACCGGGCATGAAGCTGACGAAGTTATAAAAACAGTCTGGGACCTTGGAATCAATACTTGTCATAACCCCAACTATTCCAATGGGTTATCAACAACTTTAAAAGTAGGCTTTGAGACCTTATCACCAAAGGTGGATGGCATTATTGTCTGTCTCGGGGATATGCCCTTTGTGACGCCTGAAATCCTCAATAAACTGATTGCCGCCTTTGATCCAGACAAGGGTAAATCGATTGTCATCCCAACTTTCAACGGAAAAAGGGGAAACCCAGTACTTCTCTCCAGTCAGTATTGGGATGAAATACAGTCGATCACGGGTGACTTAGGTGCAAAGGCTATTATTTCTGCCCATGAACATTCAGTGGAGCAAGTGGAAATTGACACGCAAACCATCTTCACGGATATAGATACCCCCGAAACTCTGGCGACTTACACCGATCAGATAAACTAA
- a CDS encoding iron-sulfur cluster assembly scaffold protein, with the protein MIEELYQKNLMRLAANATGSGKLDHPDREETLDNPTCGDRITIQVRLENGKIVEFAQENRACLLCQASASLLAEQAIGMDAESLDQAIEKVQHILNGTTETENPPWEKLEFFTPVKDHKSRHICVLLPFRALKKLLSDKDN; encoded by the coding sequence GTGATTGAAGAATTGTACCAGAAAAACCTGATGCGTCTTGCTGCCAATGCCACAGGATCAGGAAAGCTGGATCACCCTGATCGGGAAGAAACCCTGGATAATCCAACTTGTGGTGACAGGATTACCATTCAGGTCCGTCTCGAAAATGGTAAAATTGTTGAGTTCGCACAAGAAAACAGAGCTTGTCTTTTATGTCAGGCATCTGCCTCATTACTCGCAGAACAGGCCATTGGCATGGATGCGGAAAGTCTTGATCAAGCCATAGAGAAGGTTCAGCATATTCTCAATGGTACTACAGAGACTGAAAATCCGCCTTGGGAAAAACTTGAATTTTTCACGCCCGTAAAGGATCATAAAAGTCGTCATATTTGTGTTCTATTGCCATTCAGAGCTTTGAAGAAATTATTATCGGACAAGGACAACTAA
- a CDS encoding DUF1289 domain-containing protein codes for MHRKVIKAAPKNLTIPSPCTGVCTMDLKNEYCIGCFRTRLEIGGWIHLDNDEKLRVIKELRTRRREATGK; via the coding sequence ATGCACCGAAAAGTGATAAAAGCTGCGCCCAAGAACCTGACCATCCCCTCTCCATGTACTGGGGTGTGTACCATGGATCTTAAAAATGAATATTGCATCGGGTGCTTTCGGACCCGTTTAGAAATCGGGGGATGGATCCATCTGGACAATGATGAAAAACTCCGGGTCATCAAGGAATTAAGAACACGTCGCAGGGAAGCAACCGGCAAATAA
- a CDS encoding PadR family transcriptional regulator: MDVRNLCLGILTLGDATGYEIKKAFQDRLNLLYDASFGSIYPALNKLTEEKLVSCRAETQTKRPDKKVYSITEAGKAAFIKELQKDPLPDKFRSDTLATMIFTHFLSRDQITRMLDEYIQYYEENINALSTGCDLKGSPAEQFLCGFGVAVRSAAINYLKENRHLIEAEAQQVDTAAE; encoded by the coding sequence ATGGATGTACGAAACCTCTGTCTTGGCATTCTCACACTGGGGGATGCGACAGGATATGAAATCAAGAAGGCCTTTCAGGATCGCCTGAACCTTCTATATGACGCCAGTTTCGGGTCCATTTACCCTGCTCTAAACAAGCTGACCGAAGAAAAACTGGTCTCTTGCCGTGCGGAAACACAAACCAAACGTCCAGATAAAAAAGTTTATTCAATCACTGAAGCCGGCAAAGCAGCGTTTATCAAGGAACTGCAAAAGGATCCGTTACCAGACAAGTTCCGGTCCGACACACTGGCAACAATGATATTCACGCATTTTCTATCGCGGGATCAGATCACCCGCATGCTGGATGAGTATATTCAGTATTACGAAGAAAATATAAATGCACTTTCAACTGGGTGCGATCTCAAGGGATCGCCAGCGGAACAGTTCTTATGTGGGTTTGGCGTTGCTGTTCGCTCCGCCGCCATAAACTACTTGAAAGAAAACAGGCATCTTATTGAAGCTGAAGCTCAGCAAGTTGACACAGCAGCGGAATAG
- a CDS encoding efflux RND transporter periplasmic adaptor subunit has protein sequence MNRSVIIAIVIAIAAVGWILSGQFEEPKTEASEPMVEATASDQQDIAKALQSKKHDPIQVEVQMSSAQSRSEPVVVRGVTEAIRIVELKAETPGRVTEIMVERGQRVKEGDLLVKFALKDRMAQLAEAEALVRQRQIEYDAAKSLNKKGFSAKTTLAGTKALLDSALAQAESVRISLEDLKIRAPFDGIIEERHAEIGDYIKDGNLVATIVDENPVLIVGQVSELDVNKIHVGDNGTAKLITGEIVNGQVRFIGKTADAATRTFRVELLVDNPNLSIRSGVTAETVFETDKVMAHFITPAILTLNDEGVLGVRSVDDQDIVHFHPVNVLADTASGAWVTGLPDQLRLIKVGQEFVKDGEKVIPQTSTAGVEK, from the coding sequence GTGAACCGTTCAGTCATTATTGCAATCGTCATTGCCATCGCGGCAGTTGGCTGGATTCTGTCAGGTCAATTTGAGGAACCTAAGACAGAAGCCTCTGAACCCATGGTGGAAGCAACAGCTTCCGATCAGCAGGACATTGCCAAAGCACTGCAGAGCAAGAAACACGATCCAATCCAGGTTGAGGTCCAGATGTCTTCAGCCCAATCTCGTTCCGAGCCGGTTGTTGTTCGCGGCGTCACTGAAGCCATTCGGATTGTTGAGCTGAAAGCTGAGACCCCAGGACGGGTTACCGAAATTATGGTGGAACGCGGTCAGCGAGTTAAAGAAGGTGATTTGCTTGTCAAATTTGCCTTAAAAGATCGGATGGCTCAGCTTGCAGAAGCAGAGGCCCTCGTCCGTCAACGGCAGATCGAATATGATGCAGCCAAGTCCCTGAATAAAAAGGGGTTTAGCGCGAAAACAACTCTCGCTGGAACCAAAGCACTGCTGGATAGCGCGCTTGCCCAGGCAGAAAGCGTCCGCATTTCATTGGAAGATTTGAAAATCCGGGCTCCGTTCGACGGGATCATCGAAGAACGCCACGCAGAAATTGGCGATTATATTAAAGATGGCAATTTGGTTGCGACCATCGTTGACGAAAACCCTGTTCTGATTGTCGGTCAGGTATCTGAGCTTGATGTCAACAAAATCCATGTGGGTGACAACGGTACTGCCAAACTGATTACTGGTGAAATCGTTAATGGACAAGTGCGCTTCATTGGTAAGACTGCTGACGCAGCAACTCGTACCTTTCGGGTTGAACTGCTTGTAGACAATCCAAATCTTAGCATTCGTTCCGGTGTCACGGCAGAAACTGTCTTTGAGACTGATAAAGTCATGGCCCACTTTATCACCCCAGCTATCCTAACTTTGAATGACGAAGGTGTGCTTGGTGTCCGTTCCGTAGATGATCAGGACATTGTTCATTTCCATCCTGTGAATGTACTTGCGGATACAGCTAGCGGTGCATGGGTAACAGGGCTTCCTGATCAGTTGAGACTGATTAAGGTGGGTCAGGAATTCGTGAAGGATGGGGAAAAAGTGATCCCACAGACATCCACTGCTGGAGTTGAGAAATGA
- a CDS encoding efflux RND transporter permease subunit produces MNAIIDAAIHRSRTVISALVLILVAGFTAYVDIAKEADPDVNIPIIYVSMTHEGISPEDAERLLVRPMEIELRGIEGIKEMRSTAGEGHASVLMEFEAGFDSDSALDDVREKVDIAKLELPDETDDPSVHEVNVGLFPVLVVTLSGDIPMRSLIRIAKDLQDDLEGLPGVLSADIGGDREEVLEVIIDPVKLESYRISNTELINAVQLNNKLVAAGSMDTGKGRFSIKVPGLFETAKDVFSIPLKVNGDAVVTLGDVTDIRRTFKDAESYARLNGKPAVVLEIKKRLGENIIDTIEDVKSMVAEEQQVWPEGLEVTFSQDKSKDIRIMLNDLQNNIISAIILVMIVVISALGMRTAGLVGLSIPGSFLIGILYLYLFGFTINIVVLFGLILAVGMLVDGAIVVTEFADRKMAEGYDKVEAYSLAAKRMAWPIIASTATTLAVFMPLLFWPGVVGEFMKFLPITLITTLTGSLLMALIFVPTLGSVFGKAGSVNSKTLGALAAAESGDIRTIGGGTGLYVRSLAFCLRHPFKIVMVAVAALVGVQMYYATHGNGVEFFPDVEPEMALVYVHARGNMSTLEKDQLVRSVEREVLKLDDFSSVYAKTGGGSDGQDISEDVIGVIQTEFKDWFERRPADVVFDDIRARTKHIAGISVETREPDTGPPTGKDIQIELSSRFPEKLTPEVAKIRKYLEDNVDDLIDLEDSRPIPGIDWEVEVDRTQAGKYGADVTTVGKTIQLVTNGIKAHEYRPSEVDDEVEIRVRYPESYRSLDQIDNLRVSTEMGMVPLSNFATRTPQQKVGTIKRVDSRRVLTIKANVKPGILVDSKVKEIESWLVNEAGIDPAVNFRFKGEDEEQKKAQAFLGKAFGVALFMMAIILVTQFNSFYHAFLILTAVIMSTIGVFVGLIVTGQPFGIVMTGVGVISLAGIVVNNNIVLIDTFAHLRKQGMDALEAILRTGAQRLRPVMLTTVTTIFGLLPMAMQVNIDFITREIQTGAPSSQWWVQLSTAVAFGLTFATALTLIVTPCLLMVGANVTAFRDRRRERRKQKKAKITVKGSVAPAE; encoded by the coding sequence ATGAATGCGATCATTGATGCCGCTATTCACCGCTCCAGAACAGTCATCAGTGCATTAGTTCTGATCCTGGTCGCGGGTTTCACGGCGTATGTGGATATTGCTAAAGAGGCTGATCCCGACGTCAATATTCCGATCATCTATGTCTCCATGACCCATGAAGGTATTTCGCCTGAGGACGCTGAGCGTCTATTGGTCCGCCCTATGGAAATTGAACTTAGGGGAATTGAAGGCATCAAGGAGATGCGTTCCACGGCGGGCGAAGGGCATGCCTCTGTCCTTATGGAGTTTGAAGCAGGTTTTGACTCCGATAGTGCCTTGGATGATGTTCGGGAAAAAGTTGATATTGCCAAACTGGAACTTCCGGACGAAACAGACGATCCTAGCGTTCACGAGGTCAATGTTGGCCTGTTCCCGGTCCTTGTTGTCACCCTATCCGGTGATATTCCCATGCGGTCCCTCATCCGAATTGCCAAAGATCTCCAGGATGATCTGGAAGGATTACCTGGTGTTCTCTCAGCAGATATCGGCGGCGACCGGGAAGAAGTTCTGGAGGTTATTATCGATCCAGTGAAACTGGAAAGCTATCGGATCTCCAACACAGAACTTATCAACGCGGTCCAGTTGAATAACAAACTGGTGGCTGCCGGTTCCATGGATACAGGCAAAGGCCGTTTCTCCATCAAGGTTCCGGGTCTTTTTGAGACTGCAAAAGATGTCTTTTCCATTCCCCTAAAAGTCAATGGCGATGCTGTTGTCACATTGGGTGATGTAACCGATATTCGCCGGACATTTAAGGATGCGGAGAGTTATGCGCGCTTGAACGGTAAGCCCGCAGTTGTCCTGGAAATCAAAAAGCGGCTTGGCGAAAACATCATCGATACCATCGAGGATGTTAAATCCATGGTCGCTGAGGAACAGCAGGTCTGGCCCGAAGGACTTGAAGTGACCTTCAGTCAGGACAAATCCAAAGACATTCGGATTATGCTCAATGATCTGCAGAATAATATCATCAGTGCGATTATTCTGGTGATGATTGTTGTCATTAGCGCGCTTGGAATGCGAACCGCTGGTCTTGTAGGTCTGTCTATCCCAGGCTCTTTTCTGATCGGGATTTTGTACCTGTACCTCTTTGGCTTCACCATTAATATTGTTGTTCTCTTTGGCTTGATCCTTGCGGTTGGTATGCTTGTGGATGGCGCGATCGTGGTTACCGAATTTGCTGACCGGAAAATGGCAGAAGGCTACGACAAAGTGGAAGCCTATAGCCTGGCCGCCAAACGTATGGCTTGGCCGATTATCGCGTCAACTGCAACAACATTGGCTGTGTTTATGCCGCTTCTGTTCTGGCCAGGCGTTGTGGGCGAATTTATGAAGTTCCTCCCCATCACGCTGATCACGACTTTGACCGGATCACTTCTGATGGCTCTGATCTTTGTGCCAACCCTCGGCTCTGTTTTTGGAAAAGCAGGGAGTGTTAACTCCAAAACACTGGGCGCATTGGCCGCAGCTGAATCAGGTGACATCCGGACGATTGGCGGCGGAACCGGTTTATATGTCCGCTCCCTCGCCTTTTGCCTACGTCATCCGTTTAAGATTGTCATGGTCGCCGTAGCTGCCCTGGTTGGTGTGCAAATGTATTACGCGACCCATGGTAATGGCGTGGAGTTCTTCCCGGATGTAGAGCCGGAAATGGCGCTCGTCTATGTGCATGCCCGAGGAAATATGTCCACGTTGGAAAAAGACCAGCTTGTGCGCTCTGTTGAGAGAGAAGTTCTAAAGCTGGATGATTTCTCGTCTGTCTACGCCAAAACCGGTGGCGGCAGTGATGGACAGGATATCTCTGAAGATGTCATCGGCGTGATCCAAACCGAGTTTAAGGACTGGTTTGAGAGACGGCCGGCTGATGTTGTGTTTGATGATATCCGTGCCCGCACAAAACATATCGCCGGTATTTCCGTCGAAACGCGGGAGCCCGATACAGGTCCGCCAACTGGCAAGGACATTCAAATTGAACTGTCATCGCGTTTTCCTGAAAAGCTAACGCCGGAAGTAGCCAAAATCCGTAAATATCTTGAAGATAACGTGGACGACCTCATCGATCTTGAGGATAGCCGACCAATACCGGGTATTGATTGGGAAGTGGAAGTTGACCGAACTCAGGCCGGTAAATACGGCGCTGATGTAACCACGGTCGGTAAAACCATTCAGCTGGTGACCAACGGCATCAAAGCTCACGAATATCGTCCATCCGAAGTGGACGATGAGGTGGAAATTCGCGTTCGCTATCCGGAAAGCTATCGGAGCCTGGACCAGATCGACAACCTTCGGGTCAGCACGGAAATGGGAATGGTGCCCCTATCTAACTTCGCTACCCGAACACCACAGCAGAAAGTGGGCACCATCAAGCGGGTTGATAGCCGCCGGGTCCTGACAATCAAAGCGAATGTGAAACCGGGCATCCTGGTGGATAGCAAGGTGAAGGAGATTGAAAGCTGGCTTGTGAATGAAGCCGGAATTGATCCTGCGGTCAACTTCCGCTTTAAGGGTGAGGACGAAGAACAGAAGAAAGCTCAGGCGTTCCTTGGCAAAGCTTTTGGTGTCGCCCTGTTCATGATGGCCATTATTCTGGTAACCCAGTTCAATAGTTTCTATCACGCCTTCCTGATCCTGACGGCCGTTATCATGTCCACAATCGGGGTTTTTGTTGGCTTGATCGTCACGGGCCAACCCTTTGGTATTGTCATGACCGGGGTTGGGGTTATCTCCCTTGCCGGTATTGTGGTGAATAATAATATCGTCTTGATTGATACCTTTGCCCATCTTCGAAAACAGGGCATGGATGCACTAGAAGCCATTCTGAGAACTGGCGCTCAAAGGCTTCGCCCTGTAATGCTGACAACCGTCACAACCATCTTTGGTTTGCTACCAATGGCCATGCAGGTGAATATCGATTTCATCACCCGCGAAATCCAGACAGGTGCCCCCTCCTCTCAATGGTGGGTGCAGCTATCAACCGCGGTTGCCTTTGGTCTGACTTTCGCAACGGCACTGACACTGATTGTAACACCCTGCCTGTTGATGGTTGGGGCCAATGTTACAGCCTTCCGTGACCGAAGACGCGAACGGAGAAAGCAGAAGAAAGCAAAAATTACAGTGAAAGGGTCTGTGGCACCCGCAGAATAA